Proteins encoded in a region of the Halioglobus maricola genome:
- a CDS encoding YqaA family protein: MEAYLSLFLAAFLAATLVPAYSEILFAGLVSAGYDPLTLLFWASLGNTLGAAVNWLMGRYLLHFQDRRWFPFKESSLSAGQKWFNKWGVWSLLLAWMPVGGDALTFIAGMMRVPFWLFFVLTAIGKTLRYAILLGLITAL, translated from the coding sequence ATGGAAGCCTATCTGAGCCTGTTTCTCGCCGCCTTTCTCGCCGCGACGCTGGTGCCGGCCTATTCAGAGATTCTCTTCGCCGGGCTGGTGTCAGCGGGCTATGACCCACTCACCCTGCTGTTCTGGGCTTCGCTGGGGAATACGCTCGGGGCTGCCGTGAACTGGCTCATGGGACGCTATCTGCTGCACTTTCAAGACCGACGCTGGTTCCCTTTCAAGGAGAGTTCGCTTAGCGCTGGGCAGAAATGGTTCAATAAATGGGGGGTCTGGTCGCTGCTACTGGCCTGGATGCCGGTGGGGGGTGATGCGCTCACGTTTATTGCCGGCATGATGCGGGTGCCGTTCTGGTTGTTCTTTGTCCTCACCGCAATCGGCAAGACATTGCGCTACGCCATTTTACTGGGCCTCATCACGGCGCTCTAG